CTGCCCGACGGGGCGACGGTCACGGGGGCGCGGCTCACCGTGCGCTACAGCCTGGCCCCCAACGGCACCCCCTGGGTGGGCGGGGCGGGCCTGAACGCCGACCTGCGGCGCGGCTGCCTCGGCGCGGCCTGCACGCTGGGCACCGACGACTACGCGGGGGCGGTGACGGCGGCGGGCGCGGCGACCTTCGCGGCCCCGGCGGGCACGGGGGCGGGCACCGTCCTGACCGCCCCCCTGAACGCGGCGGGCCTGGGGGCGGTGAACCCCACCGGGCGCACGCAGGTGCGGCTGACCTTCGCGGGCGGCACGGCGGGCGGCAACGGGCGGAGCGACTACGTGACTCTGGGTGAGGGGGCGCAGGCTACGCTGGAGGTGACGTACCGCTAGGCTGCCGCACGTTCTTCAAGGGTGAGACGAGGGGGGGACGGCTGGGTGGGTCGGGTCCTCGCCGTCTCAGGCGGAGTCCGGCGAGAGGCCATCCCGTTCGCCATCAAGGAGGCCTTCCACTGGGTTCCCTCCCAAGCTCGCCCCCACAGACGGGCCGGTGTCACACTCAGGCCATGCTCCTCGTCGTCCATGCCGCGCTGACCTGGGTGCTGGTCGGGCTGATCCTGACCATTCAACTCGTCCACTACCCCCTGTTCGCCCGCGTCGGGGCCGCCGGGTACGCCGCGTACCAGCGGGGGCACGTCACGCGCATCACTTGGCTGGTCGCGCCCCTGATGCTGGCCGAACTCGTCACGGGCGTCGGGCTGGCGCTGCGTCCGCCGCCCTTCCTGTCCGCCGCGTCCGCCGGGGTGGGGCTGGCGCTCATCGTTCTGATCTGGCTCTCGACGGCCCTGGTGCAGTCGCCCGCGCACGGTCGCCTCACGGCGGGCTTCGATCCGGCCTGGCACGGGCGGCTGGTGGCGACGAACTGGTGGCGGACCCTGGCGTGGCTCACGCGCGGCGTCCTCGTCGGCTGGTGGCTGCTGCTGGCGGTGGCGTGAGCGTGCCGGGTGCGGCGGGGGGCGAGGCTGGACGGTGCCCGTCTCGCTCCCACAGAGGCTGACCGTCTGCAAGCGGCTTTCCAACCTGGGACGGCCTCCGCCCAATGGGAGCGGTCGCCCATGCCCCACGGAAGCTGACATGCGGTGGATGTGGGGCGGACGAAAGGCCGGTGCGACACCCCAGCCCCTACGCCAAGCCCCTACGCGCCCTGCGCCTGAACTGCGCGTCGTGGAGCTGGCGGTAGAGGCCGCCCTGCCGCCGCAGCGTCTCGTGGGTGCCCTGCTCGGCAATGGTGCCCCCGTCCACCACCACGATGCGGTCGGCCCCCTGGATGGTGGCGAGGCGGTGGGCGATCACGAGCGTCGTGCGGCCCCGCGCGAGTTCGGTGAGAGAAGCCTGGATGGCCCGCTCGGTCGCCGTGTCGAGCGCGGAGGTCGCCTCGTCCAGAATCAGGATGGGCGGGTTTTTCAGGAACATCCGGGCGATGGCGAGGCGCTGCTTTTGCCCGCCCGAGAGCTTGACGCCCCGCTCGCCGATGAGGGTGTCCAGCCCCTGCGGCAGCGCGGCGATCACGTCGCCGAGGCGGGCGCGGTGCGCGGCGTCGAGGATGTCGGCCTCGGTGGCGTCCAACCTGCCGTACGCGATGTTCTCGCGCAGGGTGCCGCCGAACAGGAACACGTCCTGCTGCACGATGCCGATCTGGGACCGCAGCGAGGCGAGCGTCAGGTCGCGCACGTCGTGGCCGTCCACGGTGATGCGCCCGCCCGTCACCTCGTAGAAGCGCGGCAGCAGCGAGCACAGGGTCGTCTTGCCCGCCCCCGACGGCCCCACGAAGGCGACCGTCTCCCCGGCCCGGAGGTCGAGGTCGATGCCCCGCAGCACCGGGCGGTCCGTCCCGTACCCGAAGGACACGTCCTCGTACCGGATGTCGCCGCGCAGGGGTGGTGCGGGCCGGGCGTGCGGCGCGTCCCGGATGTCCGGCGCGGTGCCCAGCAGCTCCATGTAGCGCCGGAAGCCCGCGATGCCTTTCGGGTACGTCTCGATCACCGAGTTGATCTTCTCGATGGGCCGGAAAAAGACGTTCACGAGCAGCAGGAAGCCCACGAAGCCGCCCGCCGTGAGGCTGCCCCCCAGCACGAAGTACGCCCCGGCGGTCATCACGACCATCTGGGTCAGCCGCATGGAGAGGTAGCTCAGGGCGTTCGTGGCCGCGATGATGCGGTAGGCCTCCAGCTTCGTGCGGCGGTACTGGCCGTTGTCGCGCGCGAACAGCGCCCGCTCGTGGTCCTCGTTGGCGAAGGCCTGCACCACCCGGATGCCGCCCACGTTCTCCTCGATACGGACGTTGAAGTTGCCCACCGAGTCGTAGAGCCTCCGCCAGTTCTGCGTCATGCGGTTGCCGTAGCGCCCCGTCAGCCACAGCACGAGCGGCACGATCAGGGCGGTGACGAGCGCGAGGTCCCGGTGGACGGAGAACATCAGCGCGAAGGCCCCCAGCAGCGTCATCACGGCGATGAAGAGGTCCTCCGGGCCGTGGTGGGCGACCTCCCCGATCTCCTCGAGGTCCTTCGTGAGCCGCCCGACGAGCTGCCCGGTCTTCACGTTGTCGAAGTAGTTGAACGACAGTTTCTGGAGGTGGTCGAAGGCCTTGCGGCGCATCTCGGTCTCGATGTTGATGCCGAGCATGTGGCCCCAGTACGTCACGACCGTCATCAGGCCGGTGTTCAGCACGTAGATGCCGAGCAGCCCCACGGCGGCGAGGATGATCGCGCCCCACTGACCGGACGGCAGCAGCCGGTCCACGAACGCCTGCACCGCCAGCGGGAACGCCAGTTCGAGCACGCCCGACAGCACCGCACAGCCGAAGTCGAGCACGAACAGACGCCGGTATGGGGCGTAATACGAGAAGAAGCGGGACAGCAGGGGGGCGGCGTTCATCGCCCCGCAGGGTAGCGACTTCCGCCGGTCCCACCGACCCCTCGTCCCACAAACTTGACTGAGTTGATCGGATTATCTAAGTTGGGCGGGTGAAACGATACTTCCTGCTCGCCGCCCTGATGCTGACTCCGGCGGCGCACGCGCAAACCCTGACCCTCAAGCACGACGAGGGCACGGCCACCGTCAAGCGCAATCCCCAGCGCATCGTCGTGCTGGACGAGCAGGCGCTGGAGTTCATCTACGCCCTGGGCCTGGGCGAGCGGGTGGTGGGCCTGGGCAGCGCGGTCATCGGGCCGACCCAGCTCACGGCGAGCGGCCTCATCAAGCCGGAGGTGCTGAAAACCGGCTACCTGTCGCGCGGCAAGCTGAACAACCCCCGCTTCGTCGGCAACTGGACCTCGCCCAATCTGGAGACCATCCTGACGCTGAAGCCCGACCTGATCCTGCGCTCGACCTGGGAGGGCAACCAGAATTACGACAAGCTCAGCCGCATCGCCCCCACGGTCGGCTACCGCGAGGACGCCTCCGGCTTCTGGCAGAAGAGCCTGCGTGACTTCGCCCGCCTCTTCGGACGGCAGGAGCAGGCCGAGCGCGTCATCAAGGCGGCGGCGGACACGAACCGCGCCAATGCCCGCAAACTGGCGGCGGCGGGAGTGTTCAGGAAGTACCCCAAAGTCGTGGTGGTCTCGCCCTTCACGGGGGGCAGCACCTGGGTCTACTCCACGGTCCGGCTCATCGAGGACCTGCGCGCGCTGGGCTTCAAGGACGGCCTAAAGGCCCCGACCACCACCCTGGGCGTCGGTGCCCAGATCAGCGACGAGGCGCTGCTGAACCTCGACAAGCAGACCCTCGTGGTGGTCATGCCGCCCTCCGGGCAGTACAACGGCGGCCCCGCCTTCCTGAACTCCCCGGTCGGGCAGCGCCTCCGGGAGCAGAGCGTGGTGTACACCCTGGAGGAGAACAGCCCGTGGGCGGGGCCAGTGGTGTCCGTCCGCAACAGCAACGACGTGACGCGGCTCATCCTGGAGAAGTTCCAGTGAACGTGAGCCGGGGACGGATGCCGTGAGCGCGGCGTCCACCCCCCGCCTCGCCCTCTGCTCGGACGTGTCGCGGGCGGCGGGCGAGGACCCCATCGGCACCGCGCCCCACTGGCGCGACCTCACGGTGCTGGAACTGGACGTGCCCGTGTGGGACAGCCTGCGTCAGGTGGACCGCTGGACGCCGGAGCAGAAGGAAGTCTTCGAGCAGCTCCGTGAGCGCGTGGAGGCAAGCGGCGCGGGCTTCGGCCTGCTGATGACGGCCCCGGCGGAGCGCGGCGGCCCGCTGCGGGTGCGTCACCTCATGCGCGGGCCGGGCGGCCTCACCCGCCGCGACTACCTCTCCGACCTGCCCCAGACCGAGTGGGCACGCGGCCTGCGCGACACGCTGCTGGAGCCGGGGAACCTGCGGGAGTGGGAGGAACAGCCCGTCACCCCCGGCCCCGATCTCCACGTCTGCACCCACGGGACGGTGGACGCGGCCTGCGGGCGGTACGGGGTGCCAGTATTTCAGGCCCTCCGGGCGGCGGGTTTGCGCGCGTGGCGCACCGCCCATTTTGGCGGCCACCGCTTCGCGGCCACGGCGGTGGAGCTGCCGAGCGGGCTGATGTGGGCGCACCTGACGCCGGAGCTGGCGGTGCGGGTCGTCCGCCGTGAGGTCCACCCCGCCGAGGTCGCCCGGAACCTGCGCGGCTTCGTAGGCCTCCCCCCACGCGCGCAGGTCCTCGACCGCGAGATGCTCGTCCGCCACGGCTGGGAATGGCTGGACGCCGAACGTACGGTGGAGGTGGACGGCACGCGGGTCACGCTGCGCTACCGTTTGAATGGCATTTCCGGTGTCGTCCGCGCGGACGTGGAGGACGCCCCGGCCCTGGAACTGCCCGGCTCCAGCCACAGCCCCAAGCTCACGACCGCCGCCCAGTATCGGGTGACGAACTTCAGCGACGGAGCGCCCCTCTGACCCGTCCGCTGTCCTTCCTGCTCGCGGTGGCCCTGCTCACCCTGGCCTTCGTCCTCTCGCTGGTCCTCGGCGCGAGCGACATTCCGCTGTCCAGGATCGCGCCCCTGCTCTTTCACCCCGACGATAGCACCGACAGCCTCGTGATCCACACGCTGCGGCTGCCGCGCACGCTCGTGGCGGCGCTGGCGGGGGCGGGGCTGGCCGTCTCGGGGACGCTGCTCCAGGGCGTGACCCGCAATCCTCTGGCTGACCCCGGCATCCTGGGGGTGGAGGCGGGGGGGGCGCTCGCCATCCTCGTCCTCGTCGTGTTCTTCCCGGCGGCCCCGGCGGCGCTGTTCGTGCCCGCCGCGTTCGTGGGGGGCGTGCTGGCGGCGTCGGTGGCCTACGGGGCGGCCCGGAGCGTGGGCCTCACCCCGCTGCGGCTGGCGCTGGCGGGCGTGGCGGTGGCGTACCTCGTCGGGGCGGCCACCCGCGCCCTGCAACTGCTGTTCGAGGAACGCGCGCAGGGGGCGCTCTTCGCCCTCGCCGGGTCGCTGGCGGGCCGCACGTGGGCGCAGGCGGCGCAGGTCGCCCCGTGGGTGATCGCGGGGGTCGTCCTCGCCCTCCTGCTCTCCCCACGTGTGAATCTGCTCGCGCTCGGGGAGGACGTGGCGCGCGGCCTCGGCGCGAGGACCGAGCGGGACAGCACCCTCGTCACCGTCCTCGGCGTCCTGCTCGCTGCCGCCGCCGTGAGCGTGGTCGGCCCGGTGGGCTTCGTCGGCCTCATCGTGCCACACACCGCCCGCGCCCTCGTCGGCCCGGACCACCGCCTCAGCCTGCCGCTCGCGGCGCTGCTCGGCGCGGCCTTCCTCATCGCCGCCGACCTCGCCGCCCGCCTTGTGGACCGCCCCGCCGAGACGCCCGTGGGCATCCTCGTCGCCGCCGCCGGAGCACCCTTCTTCGTGCTGCTGGCACGGCGGGTGGGGCGGGGGAGTGGATGAGTGAATGACTTCGTTCCTGCGGTTGCCAGGCCTGTTCACCCCCTCCCGGCCTCCCCCCTCAAGGGGGAGGAGAAAGAGATCGAAAGCAGAAACCTTATTTTCCCTCCCTCCTTGTGGGAGAGGGCCGGGGAGGGGGGCGACGTGACGACCCCAATTCCCACCTCATCACTCATCACTCACCCCTCATCACTTCCTGCCGAAAGGCCCTCCCCATGAACCGACACGCCCTCACCCCCAGATACACCACGCCCCGCGCCGTGGCGACCGGCGCGCTGCTCGCCGCCGTGACGCTCGTGCTGGGGGTGCTCGCGCTGGGGCTGGGGGCGGTGCAGACCCCCGCCGCCGATGTCGTGGCCGTCCTGCTGGGCCGGGGCGACGACCTGACGCGGCAACTCGTGTTGGAGCTGCGCGCCCCCCGCATCGCCGTGGCCCTGCTGTGCGGGGCGATGTTCGCCGCGTCGGGGACGATCATGCAGGGCGTGATCCGCAACCCGCTCGCCTCGCCGGACCTCATCGGGGTGGGGGCGGGGGCGGGGCTGGCAGCGACCCTGTTCCTGCTCGCGTGGCCGGGCGCACCTCCCGGCGGGCTGCCCTGGGCGGCGCTCGCGGGCGCGTGGGGGGGCTTCGGGCTGGTGCTGCTGCTCTCGCGGGAGTGGCGGGGCGGGGCGGGTCTGCATCCCGTCCGGCTCGCGCTCGTGGGGGTGGCGGTCGCCGCCGCGCTGGGGGCCGTCCAGCAACTCGTCCTCGTGCGGGCACCCGACGGTTTGGGAGCCGCCCTCTCCTTCCTGACCGGGACGGTCTACGGGGCCGACGCCGACCGGGTGGCGCGGGTGCTGCCCTGGGCGCTCGTGCTGCTGCCCGCCGCCCTGCTGGGGGTGCGGACGCTCGACGTGCTCAACCTCGGTGAAGACCTCGCCACCAGCCTCGGCACGCGGGTCAATGCCGCCCGGCTGCTGTGCCTCGCCGTCGGGGTGGCCCTCGCGGGCGCGGCGGTGACGGGCGCGGGTATCCTCGGCTTCGTCGGCCTCCTCGCCCCGCACCTTGCCCGGCTGCTCGTCGGGGCGCGGCACGCCCGGCTGCTGCCTGTGTCCATGCTGCTTGGGGCGCTGCTCGTCCTCGCGGCGGACACGCTGGGTCGCGCCCTCCTGCCGCCGCTGGAGGTGCCCGCCGGGATTTTCACGACGCTGGTGGGCGCACCGTATTTCCTGTACCTGCTGAGGCGGAGCGCGTGAGGGGGGCGGTCGGTGGTCAGCCGTCAGCGGTCAGCTTTCAGCCGTCAGGAAAAGAAGGGGGGTTGGCGGGTTCGCCGGTTGGGATGCAAGGCCCGTTCGCCCCCTCCCGGCCTCCCCCCTCAAGGGGGAGGGGCAAAAGCAAGAGCGCAAAAGCGTCGGCAATCGCCTTTCTATTCTCGCTGACCGCTGATGGCTGACGGCTGAAAGCTAATCTCTCCCCCTGACGACTCACCCCTCATGCCTACCCCCTTCCTCCCCGAGGCCCCCATGCACCCAGACGCCCCCCTCGCCACGCAGTCCCTCAAGCTCGCCTACGGGCAGACCGTCATCGTGCCCGACCTGAACCTGCGGGTGGCGGGCGGGCAGGTCACGAGCATCATCGGGCCGAACGGCTGCGGCAAGAGCACCCTGCTGCGGGCGCTGGCGCGGCTGCGGCCCACGTCGGGGGGGGAGGTCCAGCTCTACGGGCAGGCGCTCCACGCTCTGCCCGCGCGGGAGGTGGCGCGGCGGCTGGCGATCCTGCCCCAGGGGCCGACCGCGCCCGAGGGCCTGTCGGTGGAGGACCTCGTGTGGTTCGGGCGTCATCCCCACCAGGGCCGCTTCCCGATCCGGCGCGAGGAGGACCGGGGGGCCGTGAGTTGGGCGCTGGCGCAGACGGGGATGACGGTCTTCGCGGGCAGGCCGCTCGAAGCCCTCTCCGGCGGGCAGCGGCAGCGCGCGTGGATCGCCATGAGCCTCGCGCAACAGACCGACATCCTCCTGCTGGACGAGCCGACGACCTACCTCGACCTCTCGCACCAACTGGAGGTCCTCCAGCTCGCCGGACGCCTCAACCGCGAGGGGGGCAAGACGGTGGTGATGGTGCTGCACGACCTCAATCAGGCCGTGCGCTACAGCGATGAGATCGTCGCCATGCGCGGCGGCGAGGTCTACGCGCAGGGCCGCCCGGAGGACATCCTCACGCCCCGGCTCCTCGCGGACGTGTTCGGCCTCAAGGCGCACCTGCTCGCCGACCCCGACACGGGCCGCCCGCACATCATCCCCTACGCCCTGACGCGGTAGGGGGGACCCCCTCACGTCCGAAATCGCCCCCTTCGCGCTCCCGGAGAGTGGATTCGATCCGGTACTTTCCACACGGGGAGGGTGCGGTCATGCCTCCACTGGCCGGATAGAGCGAGGCGACCTCCCAGCGGACGTGGGGGCACGGGTGGAGGAGCTGAATGGGGGGGCGGGCGTGGTCACAGCGGGACCTTGACCCGGTGGTCGCCGCGCTGCTCGCCGAGCTGGACGAGGGGCGCTGGCAGATGTAGGACGAGTTTCCCTCAAGGTGTTCCTCACCCCCGGCGGGAGAGCGGCGCGCCGCGCGGATGAGAGAATCAGGCCCACCACCACGGAACGCCCCCACCCCAGCGAGGAGACGACATGACCGATGCCCCCTGGTCCCAGCCCCACCACGACGGCTCCGAACTGTACGTGCCCGACCCGACGCCCCCCCTCGGGGGGCAGACCGACGTGTTCCTGCGGGTGCCCCGAACTGGTGACGTGACGAGCGCCTGGGTGCGCGTCCTCGTGGACGGCGAGCCGGAACTCGTGCGGGCGACCGTGGACCGTCAGGACGAGCGCGACACCTGGCTGCGTGCCCGCCTTCAGGTCGGCAACCCGGTCGTGAGCTACCGCTGGCTGCTCGACGGCGGCGCGCACGGCTACCAGTGGCTCAATGGGACGGGCCTGCACCCCCACGACGTGGCCGACGCCGCCGACTTCCGCCTGAGCACCTATGAGCCGCCTGCCGACTGGGCCACGGGCACGATGTACCAGATTTTCCCCGACCGCTTCGCCAAATCCACGGACCGCCCGACGCCCGCGTGGGCGAGGGCCGCCGCCTGGAACGATCCCGTGATCGGCGAGGGTCCCGACACGCCGCGCCAACTGTACGGCGGGGACCTCGACGGCATCACCGCGCACCTCGACCACCTCGCGTCGCTGGGGGTGGGGACGCTCTACCTCACGCCCTTTTTCCCCGCCGAATCGAACCACCGCTACAACGCCTCGACCTTCGATCACGTGGACCCCCTCCTCGGCGGCGACGAGGCGATGGCCCGGCTCGCGGAGGCCGCCCACGCGCGCGGAATGCACCTGATGGGCGACCTCACCACCAACCACTGCGGGGACGCCCACGAGTGGTTTCAGGCCGCGCTCGCCGACCCCCACTCCCCGGAGGCGGGCTTTTTCTTCTTCACGGAGCACCCGCACCACTACGACGCGTGGTGGGGCCTGCGGGAGATGCCGATCTTCGACCACCGCAGCCCCGAACTGCGCCGCCGCCTCTACGACGGCCCGGACTCGGTGGTGGCCCGCTGGCTCGGCCCGCACGCGCTGGGCGCGTGGCGCATCGATGTCGCCAACATGACGGGCATCCACGGGGAGATCAATCTCGGCCACGAGGTCGCCACCACCATCCGCCGCACGATGGCGGGGGTGGTGAAGGCCTCATTCCTGCAAGCCGAATCCAATCACGACGCGAGCCGCGACCTCCTCGGCGACGGCTACCAGGGCACCATGAACTACGCGGCCTTCACCCGCCCGCTGTGGCAGTGGCTGCTGCCGCCCCAGCCCACGCCCTACACGCACGGCAAGTACCCCCTGCTCCCCAACCTGCCCGGCCCGGCGGTCGTCGGCGCGATGCGGGCGCTCTCCGGCGTGACCCCGTGGCAGGCCACCCTGCACGCCATGAACCTGATCGGCTCGCACGACACGCACCGGATCGCGTCCCTGCTCGGCGACGACCGTCTGGTGGACGTGGCCTTCGGGATGCTCGCCGCCTACCCCGGCGTCCCCATGCTGTACGCGGGCGACGAGATCGGGCTGAGGGCGATGGGGCCGGAGTACGCTCGCCTCCCGATGCCGTGGGCGCACCCGGAGCGGTGGCACCATCGGCGGCTGGCCCACACCCGCGCCCTCTTCACCACCCGCGCGGCGAGCGTGGCCCTGCGGCGCGGCGGCCTGCGCTGGCTCTCCGTCACGGACGACGCCCTCACCTTCCTGCGCGAGTCACCCGGCGAGACGATTCTCGTCCATGCCGCCCGCGCGTCCCACCCACCCGTCCGCCTTCCCGTGGCGGTCGTGGGGTCGGGGGTGGAGGGACTGGCGGGCACCGCCGACCTGCGCGCCGAGCGGAGCACCGTCACCCTGCCCGCCGAGGGTCCGGCCTTCGGGATGTGGCGACTGGCCGGGGGTTGAGAGCACTCCGCCCAGTCCCCAATCGCTCTCGTGCGGGGAGGAGAGGGCCGGGGCGCGGAGTTGGTCTTAACGTTAAGAGCACGCGCGTCCCCAGTCCGTGAGGGCCGGGGGAGAGACACGCCGAAGCAGCCGATCCCACCGACTCGCCCGTGGTGATCGCGCCTCTGGGCGGAGGTGTTCGGGTGGGTCGTCCGCCACCGGAACAAACAGGAGGCCCACCCTTCCCCGAACAGAAGCGCGGGGGAGGGTGGGCCTCGGGTTCACCCCGGAGGGAAGGTCAGCGCAGGCCGCCGCCCAGCACCGCCGCCAGCCGGGCCGTGCCCGCGCGCTGAAGGTCGTCGAGGGTGGTGATCGCCTCGCGCTGCATGGCCTTCCAGCGGTCCATGTCGCGGCCCTCCTTCCCGGTCTCGCGGACGACGGCGGAGGCGACGGTGAAGTGCGCCTCGGGCAGGCGGCCCAGCACTTCCGCCGCGCTGCGGTGCCGCGCGCCCAGCAGCGCGCCGAGCATCCCCACGCTGTTGCTGCGCTCCATCAGCTCGCGCTGGAAGGCGCGGTCCTTGATGGACGTGATCACGTCCCACGCCGCGTCCGCGAGCGCCGTGGTGGGCGAGGCCGGGCGGTGCGCCTCCACCGCGAGCGTGTCGCCGTGCCGCCAGGTGCGCGTCCACACGCCGCCGCGCTCCGGGGTCCAGTGGGTCTCGAAGTCGCGGGCGTCCTCCACGAGCACGCGCAGTTGCTGCGGCCCGCCCCTCAGGGTGACGCGGTGGCCGTCCTCCAGCACGCCCCACTCGCTCAGGCCCTCGGCCCCCAGCGCCCGCATCGTCGCGTACGTCGCGGCGACCGCGCTCGCCCCCTCCGAAACGCGGGCGCGCGGCGCGGCGTCCACGAGCAGCGCCACGTCCAGCCCCTCGCCCTCCCGCACGAGCTGGGCGTCGTGCCGCAGGTGGAGCAGCCCCAGCCCCCAGCGGTCGTGGGCGAGCCGCAGTTCGCGGGTGAGCTGTTCGTTCAGGGTTCCCTCGTCGGCCCCGCCGTCCCGGAGCGCCCGCACGTCGCTCTCCACGTCGGCGGTGGCGACGAGCGCGGCAAAGCGGGTCAGGGCGTCCTCCTGCGGCAGGGCGGCGTCGGTGGCGTCTTTCTTGCGGCTGGTCTTCGTCATGGGGTCATCCTCGTGGGGTTCTGGAATGCTTCGGCACCGGGTGATTCAGCGCCCATTATTCTGTTTCTAACATACTCCTGCCTCCTGAATTATGCCACGTCCCACCGGGAAAAGGGGTCCCGAGGGGGGCGCTCGTGATGGAGCAGGATCGTCACCCGGACGTATCTTCAAACGCGCCCAGGAATCTGCTCAGTCCATCATCTTCCAGGTAACCTGCATGTCTCGTGGTTTTCCTGCTCCTGTGCCCGGCCCATCCGCGCAGGATGTTCGGCTCTTCGTGAACAGTCCGTGAAAAAGGGGAGGCTCCGCCGTCCACACCCAGGCGTCATGTGCCGACAAAGGAGTGCCTGTGTCCCCAGCCTGTCGTTTCTGTCTTCCTGCCCTGAGCCTCGCCCTGACACTCGCCAGCCTCGCCAGCGCGCAGGGCACCGTGAAGGTCGGCATTCCGCACTTGCTGACGGGCACGAGGTCCATCTCGGAGATCACCGTGGCAAAGGCCGCGCAGCTCGCCGTGGACGAGATCAACGCGGCGGGCGGCGTGCTGGGGCGCAAGATCACGGTCGTCAAGGAGGACGGCACGTCGGACTGGCCCACCTTCGCCACGAAGGCCGGGAAGCTGCTCACCCCGGTGCAGTTCGAGGGCAACGAGTGCAGCCCCAACATCATCTACACGGGCGCGCAGCCCAACCAGCAGGCGCTCCCGGCGCTGGAGTGGGCGCTGAGCAAGGGCTACAAGAACATCTTCCTGCTGGGCAGCGACGACGTGTACCCGCGCACGGCGAACCTCATCCTCAAAAAGCACATCACCGACAAGGACGCGAAGGTCGCGGGCGAGGAGTACGTCGCCCTCGGCGGCACCGAGTTCAGCTCCGTCGTCAACAAGATCAAGGCCGTCAAACCGCAGGTCATCATCAGCACGCTGAACGGCGATTCCAACGTCTCGTTCTTCACGCAGTATCAGGCCGCCGGGTACTGCGCGAAGACGCTGCCCGTCATCTCCTTTTCCATCGCCGAGCAGGAGGCGCAGGCCATCGGCCCGGCCCTGCTGACGGGCCAGGACGCGACCTGGACCTACTTCCAGAGGCTCCCGAACGCCGCCAACCGGAAGTTCGTCGCCGCCTACAAGAAAAAGTACGGCCAGAACGCCGCGATCACCGACCCGATGGCGCACGCCTACATGGACGTGTACCTGTGGAAGGCCGCCCTGGAAAAGGCCAGGTCCTGCGACCCCGCCGCCGTCCGCAAGGCCATCGTGGGCGTGCGTTGAAATAGCCCCCCCTCGGCAAGATCACGGTCGCGCCCAACGGCAGTCTGACGCAGGCCGTCTACACCGGCCAGTCGGGCGTGGGCGGCCAGTTCAGGGTGATCGGCCAGAGCAGGGGCGTGGTGGCCCCGCAGCCCCACGACAAGCTGGCGTTTCCGGGGAAGACCTGCCCGTAAGGCGG
This genomic stretch from Deinococcus sp. YIM 134068 harbors:
- a CDS encoding ABC transporter ATP-binding protein, with protein sequence MNAAPLLSRFFSYYAPYRRLFVLDFGCAVLSGVLELAFPLAVQAFVDRLLPSGQWGAIILAAVGLLGIYVLNTGLMTVVTYWGHMLGINIETEMRRKAFDHLQKLSFNYFDNVKTGQLVGRLTKDLEEIGEVAHHGPEDLFIAVMTLLGAFALMFSVHRDLALVTALIVPLVLWLTGRYGNRMTQNWRRLYDSVGNFNVRIEENVGGIRVVQAFANEDHERALFARDNGQYRRTKLEAYRIIAATNALSYLSMRLTQMVVMTAGAYFVLGGSLTAGGFVGFLLLVNVFFRPIEKINSVIETYPKGIAGFRRYMELLGTAPDIRDAPHARPAPPLRGDIRYEDVSFGYGTDRPVLRGIDLDLRAGETVAFVGPSGAGKTTLCSLLPRFYEVTGGRITVDGHDVRDLTLASLRSQIGIVQQDVFLFGGTLRENIAYGRLDATEADILDAAHRARLGDVIAALPQGLDTLIGERGVKLSGGQKQRLAIARMFLKNPPILILDEATSALDTATERAIQASLTELARGRTTLVIAHRLATIQGADRIVVVDGGTIAEQGTHETLRRQGGLYRQLHDAQFRRRARRGLA
- a CDS encoding ABC transporter substrate-binding protein, whose amino-acid sequence is MLTPAAHAQTLTLKHDEGTATVKRNPQRIVVLDEQALEFIYALGLGERVVGLGSAVIGPTQLTASGLIKPEVLKTGYLSRGKLNNPRFVGNWTSPNLETILTLKPDLILRSTWEGNQNYDKLSRIAPTVGYREDASGFWQKSLRDFARLFGRQEQAERVIKAAADTNRANARKLAAAGVFRKYPKVVVVSPFTGGSTWVYSTVRLIEDLRALGFKDGLKAPTTTLGVGAQISDEALLNLDKQTLVVVMPPSGQYNGGPAFLNSPVGQRLREQSVVYTLEENSPWAGPVVSVRNSNDVTRLILEKFQ
- a CDS encoding sucrase ferredoxin codes for the protein MSAASTPRLALCSDVSRAAGEDPIGTAPHWRDLTVLELDVPVWDSLRQVDRWTPEQKEVFEQLRERVEASGAGFGLLMTAPAERGGPLRVRHLMRGPGGLTRRDYLSDLPQTEWARGLRDTLLEPGNLREWEEQPVTPGPDLHVCTHGTVDAACGRYGVPVFQALRAAGLRAWRTAHFGGHRFAATAVELPSGLMWAHLTPELAVRVVRREVHPAEVARNLRGFVGLPPRAQVLDREMLVRHGWEWLDAERTVEVDGTRVTLRYRLNGISGVVRADVEDAPALELPGSSHSPKLTTAAQYRVTNFSDGAPL
- a CDS encoding FecCD family ABC transporter permease, which gives rise to MALLTLAFVLSLVLGASDIPLSRIAPLLFHPDDSTDSLVIHTLRLPRTLVAALAGAGLAVSGTLLQGVTRNPLADPGILGVEAGGALAILVLVVFFPAAPAALFVPAAFVGGVLAASVAYGAARSVGLTPLRLALAGVAVAYLVGAATRALQLLFEERAQGALFALAGSLAGRTWAQAAQVAPWVIAGVVLALLLSPRVNLLALGEDVARGLGARTERDSTLVTVLGVLLAAAAVSVVGPVGFVGLIVPHTARALVGPDHRLSLPLAALLGAAFLIAADLAARLVDRPAETPVGILVAAAGAPFFVLLARRVGRGSG
- a CDS encoding FecCD family ABC transporter permease, with translation MNRHALTPRYTTPRAVATGALLAAVTLVLGVLALGLGAVQTPAADVVAVLLGRGDDLTRQLVLELRAPRIAVALLCGAMFAASGTIMQGVIRNPLASPDLIGVGAGAGLAATLFLLAWPGAPPGGLPWAALAGAWGGFGLVLLLSREWRGGAGLHPVRLALVGVAVAAALGAVQQLVLVRAPDGLGAALSFLTGTVYGADADRVARVLPWALVLLPAALLGVRTLDVLNLGEDLATSLGTRVNAARLLCLAVGVALAGAAVTGAGILGFVGLLAPHLARLLVGARHARLLPVSMLLGALLVLAADTLGRALLPPLEVPAGIFTTLVGAPYFLYLLRRSA
- a CDS encoding ABC transporter ATP-binding protein; its protein translation is MHPDAPLATQSLKLAYGQTVIVPDLNLRVAGGQVTSIIGPNGCGKSTLLRALARLRPTSGGEVQLYGQALHALPAREVARRLAILPQGPTAPEGLSVEDLVWFGRHPHQGRFPIRREEDRGAVSWALAQTGMTVFAGRPLEALSGGQRQRAWIAMSLAQQTDILLLDEPTTYLDLSHQLEVLQLAGRLNREGGKTVVMVLHDLNQAVRYSDEIVAMRGGEVYAQGRPEDILTPRLLADVFGLKAHLLADPDTGRPHIIPYALTR